GCCGTCCGACCAGAACCAGACGCCCGACCAGAATCAAGTGGGCGGCGGCCCCGCCGTCGAACGCATCATCGAACGCTTCGGCGGCATCCGCCCCATGGCCCACAAGCTGGACATCCCGGTCACCACGGTGCAGGGCTGGAAGAAGCGCGGCGCCATTCCGCTGGCCCGCCACGCCGACCTCCGCACCTCCGCCGCCAAGCATCGGATCAAGCTGAGCGAAGCCGACCTGGAAGCCGCCACGCCGAGCGAGGACCGCAACGCTCCCGACGCCGCCGGCTCGGTGGTGCCGCTGCCGCCGGACGCCGCTGTCATTCCGCCGGCCGTCTCCCTCCCCGGGAGCGCCGGGCCGTTCGACTCCGGCACGGCCGAGCCCACCAAGGCCGAGGACACCCTGCCGGGCGCCGACACGCTGGCGGGCGGTGGCCCGGTGCCGGCCACGGACCTGCCGCCCTCCATCCTGCCGCCCGCCGCGGACACGCTGCCGGGCGCCGCCGACACTCTGCCCGGCGGCGACGTGAAGGCCGAGACCATCAAGGGCGAGGAGATCCGCTCCGAGGAGATCAAGGTCGAGGAGACCAAGGCCGAGGAGGTCAAGGCCGATCCCTTCGCCGATCCCTTCAAGGCCGATGCGGTCAAGAGCGAGACGCCGCCCCCGGTGGAGCCCCCCGCCCCCGCCTACACCGCCTCCTCCTACGAGCCGCCGCGTTACGAGGCGCCGCGCGAGGAGCGCAAGTCCGGGGCCGGCTTCGCCACCGCCGTGTCGCTGATCGCCCTGCTGGTCGGCGCCGCCGCCCTGTCGCAGCCCTGGTGGGGCCCGCGCGTCCCCGGCTGGCCCACCGCCGGCGGTCCCGCCGCTCCGGTCGCCACGGCGCCCGCGCCGCAGCCCGATCCGGCTCTGCGCAACCAGATCCAGCAGCTGTCCGAGCGCCTCGCCAAGCTGGAGCAGCGCCCCGCCGCCCCGGCCGAGGGCAACGCCGCCGCCGCCGGCATCGACCAGCAGACGCTCGACAACGCCGTCGGCCAGCTCACCGCCCGCATCCAGCAGCTCGAGGAGCGTCCGCAGGCCGCCGCCGCGGCGGCCCCGGCCGAGCCCGATCCGCGCATCGCCCAGTTGACCGAGCAGCTCGGCCAGGTCCAGCAGCGCGTCGACGCGGTGGGCAGCGAGGTCCAGGCCGCCGGGCAGATCCGTCAGGACGTGGACGCGCTGAAGCAGGAGCTGTCCACCGTCAACCAGGCCGTGGAATCCCGCCGCGACGCCGCCACCGCCGCCCAGACGCTGGTGCTTGCCGCCGGGCAGCTCCGCTCCGCCCTGGCCGCCGGTCAGCCGTTCCAGCAGGAACTGCAGGCCGTCCGCGCCGTGGCGTCGGGTGACGCGCAGGTGACGCAGCCGCTGGAGGCCGTGGCCGGCTACGCCGCCAAGGGCGTGCCGACGCAGCCGCAGCTCACCGACCGCTTCACCGCCATGGCCTCCGACATCGTGCGCGCCGACAACCAGGGCGAGGGCAACGACTGGGTCGAGCAGGTCACCGGCAAGATCGCCACGCTGGTCACCGTCCGCCGCTCGGGCGGCGACGCGGTCGGCGACGGCGCCTCGGCGGTGGTCGCCCGCGCCGAAGCCGCGCTGCAGGCCGGCAATCTCGGCGGCGCGGTCAAGGAGCTGGGGACCCTGAAGGGTCCGGCGGCGCAGGTCGCCGCCCCGTGGATCGCCGACGCCAAGGCCCGTCTGGCCGCCAACGAGGCCGGCCAGCAGCTCACCAACCGCGCCATCGGCCTGCTCTCGCAGTCCGCCGGTGTCAAGGGAGCGGCCCAATGACACGCGCCATCTGGTTCATCATCAAGGTCGCCATCGTCGTCGCGATCGCGGTCTGGCTGGCCAACCACCCCGGCACCGTCGCCATCAACTGGCAGGGCTACGTCGTCGAGACCGGCTTCGGCATCGCCATCCTGATCGGCGTCGCCGCCCTGGCGGCGGGCATCGTCCTGTACCGGCTGGCCCGCGCCATCCTCGGCGCGCCGCGCAACTTCGGCCGTTACCGGCGTTCGCGCCGGCGCGAGCGCGGCTATCAGGCGCTGACCCGCGGCATGGTCGCCGTCGCCGCCGGCGACGCCACGACCGCCCGCAAGATGGCGCGCAAGGCCGACGGGCTGCTCAACGAGCCGCCCCTGACCATGCTGCTGTCGGCCCAGGCCGCCCAGCTCCAGGGCGACGACCGCGCGGCGAAGGAATACTTCACCGCCATGCTCGACCGGCCGGAGACCGCCTTCCTCGGCCTGCGCGGCCTGCTGACGCAGTCGCTGAAGGCCGGTGACCGGGTGGAGGCGCTGCAGCTCGCCCGCCGCGCCCAGTCGCTCCAGCCCAACACGCCCTGGCTGCTTGGCACGCTGTACGACCTGGAAGCCCGCTCGGGTGAATGGGCGGCGGCGGAAGGCACGCTGCAGCAGGCCGTCCAGGCCGGCGCCATCAACCCCGACGACGGCCGCCGCCACCGCGCCACCCTGCTTCTGGAGCGCAGCTTCGAGGCGGAGCGCCGCGGCCGGTCCGATTCGGCCCTGTCGCACGCCCAGGCGGCGCACGACCTGCTGTCCGGCTTCGTCCCGGCGGCGGCCCGCGCGGCCCGGCTGCAGATGGCCATCGGCAAGCACAAGAACGCCGCCAAGACCATCGAGCGCTGCTGGCGCGTCAACCCGCACCCGGACCTGACCTCGGCCTACCGCGAGGTGGTGTCGAGCTACGACCCGATGACCCGCGTCAAGCTGTTCGAGAAGCTGCGCAAACACGCCCCCAACGACGTCGAGTCGCTGCTCGCCGTGGCCCGCGCCTCCCTCGACGCCCAGCTGTGGGGCGAGGCCCGCGCCCATCTGACCAAGGCGCTGGAGATGCGGCCCTCCCGCCGCGTCTTCCAGCTCCTGGCCGAGCTGGAGCGGGCGGAG
The window above is part of the Azospirillum sp. TSH58 genome. Proteins encoded here:
- a CDS encoding mitofilin family membrane protein — encoded protein: MTSRPGSEHEADPNGHTPSDQNQTPDQNQVGGGPAVERIIERFGGIRPMAHKLDIPVTTVQGWKKRGAIPLARHADLRTSAAKHRIKLSEADLEAATPSEDRNAPDAAGSVVPLPPDAAVIPPAVSLPGSAGPFDSGTAEPTKAEDTLPGADTLAGGGPVPATDLPPSILPPAADTLPGAADTLPGGDVKAETIKGEEIRSEEIKVEETKAEEVKADPFADPFKADAVKSETPPPVEPPAPAYTASSYEPPRYEAPREERKSGAGFATAVSLIALLVGAAALSQPWWGPRVPGWPTAGGPAAPVATAPAPQPDPALRNQIQQLSERLAKLEQRPAAPAEGNAAAAGIDQQTLDNAVGQLTARIQQLEERPQAAAAAAPAEPDPRIAQLTEQLGQVQQRVDAVGSEVQAAGQIRQDVDALKQELSTVNQAVESRRDAATAAQTLVLAAGQLRSALAAGQPFQQELQAVRAVASGDAQVTQPLEAVAGYAAKGVPTQPQLTDRFTAMASDIVRADNQGEGNDWVEQVTGKIATLVTVRRSGGDAVGDGASAVVARAEAALQAGNLGGAVKELGTLKGPAAQVAAPWIADAKARLAANEAGQQLTNRAIGLLSQSAGVKGAAQ
- a CDS encoding heme biosynthesis protein HemY — protein: MTRAIWFIIKVAIVVAIAVWLANHPGTVAINWQGYVVETGFGIAILIGVAALAAGIVLYRLARAILGAPRNFGRYRRSRRRERGYQALTRGMVAVAAGDATTARKMARKADGLLNEPPLTMLLSAQAAQLQGDDRAAKEYFTAMLDRPETAFLGLRGLLTQSLKAGDRVEALQLARRAQSLQPNTPWLLGTLYDLEARSGEWAAAEGTLQQAVQAGAINPDDGRRHRATLLLERSFEAERRGRSDSALSHAQAAHDLLSGFVPAAARAARLQMAIGKHKNAAKTIERCWRVNPHPDLTSAYREVVSSYDPMTRVKLFEKLRKHAPNDVESLLAVARASLDAQLWGEARAHLTKALEMRPSRRVFQLLAELERAERQDEEAARAWLAQAANAPADAAWTCTACNAVSPSWGGLCGHCGAFDSLEWKAPTVSMSLMSPEAAPTVITHQATEPVTGQPGVAPGGQIAPQGAT